The Rugosibacter aromaticivorans region CTGCGAGCTGAATCAGCAAAAAAATAATCATCTCAGCGCCGTCTGCAATCAAGGGGCGCCCCGTATGGCCGCGCGCAGTTCGCGTCATCATGCCCAGCGTTAACCCGCCAATGGCGCCAACGGTGAGCGCATGTGTTGCATACGACCCTGTCAAGAGCTCCAGCGCATTCAAGCCGCGCATCGCCAGATGCACCACGATCCAAAGGTATGCGGCATGAAGTATCCATACCAGTGGTGCAGCAAGCGTGCGCCACGGTTTCCACAGAGACAGGCGCACACCATGCACTAGCGCGCTGAGCAGCGCAATGATAGCGATGGCGGTCTGGGGCAATTGCAGCAGATCTGCCAGGAACAACAGTATGACAGTGCCCAGCGCGAATTTTTCCACCGGCGCGTGACGTGTTGCGTTGGCACCGGGTACGCCGTTGTTGGTAAACATCGGGATCACGCGGCCACCCATGACCACCATGATGAACAACACCACATCCAGCGCAAGTTGCAAACCCAAACGTGGTGGCCATTCGAGGTACTCCTGTAACGCCAGATGCACCGCAAGAACAAGCGCACCCATCAATATCAGCAGCCCCGCAAAAAAATAATTGCGGACATTACGCGCTCGAAACAACGGAATGCCAATCGCCCACGCGATAGCGACAGGAAAAGCCGCATTTACCACAGCGGCCGTCATGGCGA contains the following coding sequences:
- a CDS encoding NnrS family protein, which encodes MHKQPLIQSIRPTTDQADAVGFALWNLGFRPFYLLASIFSAFSVLLWAAQFAGYLPSTYLQGSVWHGHEMLFGYTTAVIAGFLLTAVRAWTNQPTASGLPLMALAALWVCGRVLVLTPFAMTAAVVNAAFPVAIAWAIGIPLFRARNVRNYFFAGLLILMGALVLAVHLALQEYLEWPPRLGLQLALDVVLFIMVVMGGRVIPMFTNNGVPGANATRHAPVEKFALGTVILLFLADLLQLPQTAIAIIALLSALVHGVRLSLWKPWRTLAAPLVWILHAAYLWIVVHLAMRGLNALELLTGSYATHALTVGAIGGLTLGMMTRTARGHTGRPLIADGAEMIIFLLIQLAAVVRVFGGIVSSDLTMASVQLSALLWAAAFGLYAVRYWPVLTRPRLDGKSG